Proteins from a genomic interval of Mycoplasmopsis columboralis:
- a CDS encoding GNAT family N-acetyltransferase: MRNFKLALESQKEQIINFLYEKSPFLNTFLISDITLFGLHKTNDIATHINDGKLSDVVLYFYGNLVIYLENLDFNEQQFAEIIQNHHVKNILLVGVDYKDLVKKIQKYGFEFIVHQETFMKLNKKLFLSQYDNYLTTSVEFTPSDIPNIIEARNTVKEFQGLGEQYQDPNYLRNSYNNGSYFGFVVKQNNQILAHAASSAATEQAVMLGSIFSVEQARNLGYAKDCTIALCKKILNQDKTPILFWDNPAAGQLYKRLGFEEIGKFVVLIRTNN, translated from the coding sequence ATGAGAAATTTCAAACTAGCTTTAGAATCGCAAAAAGAGCAAATAATTAACTTTTTATACGAAAAAAGTCCGTTTTTGAATACTTTTTTAATTTCTGATATTACTTTATTTGGTTTGCATAAAACTAATGATATTGCAACACACATCAACGATGGAAAATTAAGCGATGTCGTGCTATATTTTTATGGAAATTTAGTTATTTATTTAGAAAATTTAGATTTTAATGAACAACAATTTGCTGAAATTATTCAAAATCATCATGTAAAGAACATTTTGCTGGTAGGAGTTGATTATAAAGATTTAGTTAAAAAAATACAAAAATATGGCTTTGAATTTATTGTTCATCAAGAAACTTTTATGAAACTTAACAAAAAACTCTTTTTAAGTCAATATGATAATTATTTAACTACTTCAGTAGAATTTACCCCAAGCGATATTCCAAACATTATTGAGGCTCGTAATACCGTTAAAGAATTCCAAGGATTAGGAGAACAGTATCAAGATCCTAATTATTTGAGAAATTCATACAATAATGGGTCTTATTTTGGGTTTGTAGTTAAACAAAACAATCAAATACTTGCTCATGCTGCTTCTTCAGCTGCTACCGAACAAGCCGTAATGCTTGGGAGCATTTTCAGTGTAGAACAAGCACGGAATTTAGGATATGCTAAAGATTGCACTATTGCTTTATGCAAAAAAATCTTAAATCAAGATAAAACACCAATTTTATTTTGAGACAATCCTGCTGCCGGCCAATTATACAAACGACTTGGTTTTGAAGAAATTGGAAAATTTGTTGTTCTTATAAGAACAAATAATTAA